The proteins below are encoded in one region of Rubripirellula reticaptiva:
- a CDS encoding Hsp20/alpha crystallin family protein, translating into MAFQFTWPRELNRLQSEMDQLFGRDGGSISRSQAYPAINLLEDDDNLYVESEIPGMELDHFELFVNDENQLTIQGERKQPNGGTTTRHREERSFGRFSRMISLPALVDGDATTAEYVAGVLTITLPKRPEAKPRRIQVAAG; encoded by the coding sequence ATGGCGTTTCAATTCACTTGGCCGCGTGAACTCAACCGCTTGCAAAGCGAGATGGACCAATTGTTTGGTCGGGACGGCGGTTCGATTTCTCGTTCGCAAGCGTATCCAGCAATCAACCTGCTGGAAGACGACGACAACTTGTATGTCGAATCTGAAATTCCCGGGATGGAACTGGATCATTTTGAACTGTTTGTCAATGACGAGAATCAATTGACGATTCAAGGAGAACGGAAACAGCCCAACGGGGGAACAACGACGCGGCACCGCGAGGAACGATCGTTCGGCCGATTTTCGCGAATGATCTCGCTGCCGGCACTTGTTGATGGCGATGCAACGACGGCCGAGTATGTCGCTGGGGTGTTGACGATCACGCTGCCGAAGAGACCCGAAGCGAAACCGCGGCGGATTCAAGTTGCGGCTGGCTGA